The following are from one region of the Spirochaetota bacterium genome:
- a CDS encoding helix-turn-helix domain-containing protein, protein MALLEAIIAAYEKRLGVSISVHDYTGVFSEVVPTDHLSHDANPFCMQVKKTMDLRCSAFDLKRLQNEIEDFPDGGFKHCHAGFIEVFMPLRRCGRVEGMLFAGVFHPRGKAIPFALSEPVRSPLKEASSLPLADARILDEHYDMLSLIKREIEIAVHDLSVTGGHSRKQQIDRFIEMRYNKDPSLDDLCSVVGLNPSRMSEILRSLYGKTFPELINEMRLHRAKLLLTATSMPVHFVAAQCGYGNAEYFFRVFRKRFGMTPNAWRKQHALEARG, encoded by the coding sequence ATGGCTTTATTGGAAGCGATCATAGCCGCGTATGAGAAGCGCCTCGGCGTATCCATATCCGTACATGACTACACTGGCGTTTTTTCCGAGGTGGTACCGACGGATCATCTCTCGCACGATGCGAACCCGTTCTGCATGCAGGTAAAAAAAACGATGGACCTGCGCTGTAGCGCCTTTGATCTGAAGCGGCTGCAGAACGAGATAGAGGATTTCCCCGACGGCGGCTTCAAGCACTGCCATGCAGGCTTCATTGAAGTGTTCATGCCGCTCCGACGATGCGGGCGTGTCGAGGGGATGCTCTTTGCAGGCGTATTCCACCCACGGGGCAAGGCGATACCGTTCGCGCTTTCCGAACCGGTCCGTTCGCCGCTGAAAGAGGCCTCATCGCTCCCGCTCGCCGATGCCCGGATACTCGATGAACATTATGACATGCTCTCCCTCATCAAAAGGGAGATCGAGATAGCCGTGCATGACCTTTCGGTGACGGGGGGACACAGCCGCAAGCAGCAGATAGACCGTTTCATCGAGATGCGCTACAATAAGGATCCGTCACTCGACGATCTCTGCTCCGTGGTCGGGCTGAACCCCTCGCGCATGAGCGAGATACTGCGAAGTCTCTACGGAAAGACATTCCCCGAGCTCATCAACGAGATGCGGCTCCATCGCGCGAAACTTCTGCTCACGGCTACATCAATGCCGGTGCATTTTGTCGCAGCGCAGTGCGGATACGGCAATGCCGAATATTTCTTCCGCGTGTTCAGGAAGCGTTTCGGCATGACGCCGAATGCATGGCGAAAGCAGCATGCGCTCGAAGCGCGCGGATGA
- a CDS encoding sialate O-acetylesterase encodes MSLSNHDPLLSIPAAVSKKVFHISLAVAALASAVFADVRVSKLFSDNMMLQQDMDIRFWGYADDGESITVSIVDADGRTLASGITTAAGGRWKLSLAPRKAGGPYEVRITGRNIVTIKNVLIGEVWLAGGQSNMWYIVSNAMPGGNPAIEGAGELIRAATNTRIRYFFDGLGGTNEPALDVYESSKWKETSPGNVIWFSAVGYVFAERLARARNVPVGIIGTAVGGTSMQWWMPREALAADPEFALYAQKPWNPNLKRIFEQSTALYNAMIAPLTGFPMRGVIWYQGENNARGATDDKLQNAVHFYRLFTALIRSWRSAWNDEKLPFLFVQLAPYGKHVDADPNDIALAYTRDAQLKSWQTTSNTAMAVITDCGDKGDIHPLRKIPVGERLSAAARAVVYGEKIEYSGPVFRSMKIDGARIVIAFDHANGLIAKDGSLTGIEISGPDGVFMPANAVIEGAAVRVSADAIAAPRYVRFGWANYPEPVLNLYNSEGFPASPFSTAVTIGEYVK; translated from the coding sequence GTGAGCTTGTCGAACCATGACCCCTTGCTCTCTATTCCCGCTGCGGTCTCAAAAAAGGTGTTTCATATTTCTCTTGCTGTTGCGGCTCTCGCATCAGCGGTATTCGCCGATGTGCGCGTATCGAAATTATTCTCCGACAATATGATGCTGCAGCAGGATATGGACATTCGTTTCTGGGGTTATGCCGACGACGGTGAATCGATAACCGTTTCCATTGTTGATGCGGACGGCAGAACGCTCGCATCGGGGATCACGACGGCGGCAGGAGGCAGATGGAAACTGTCGCTTGCACCGCGTAAGGCCGGGGGGCCGTATGAAGTGCGCATTACGGGAAGGAATATCGTTACAATAAAGAACGTACTCATCGGCGAGGTATGGCTTGCCGGCGGCCAGTCGAATATGTGGTATATCGTATCGAATGCCATGCCGGGCGGCAATCCCGCGATAGAAGGGGCGGGGGAGCTCATACGAGCGGCGACGAATACGAGGATACGGTATTTTTTCGACGGGCTCGGCGGTACGAATGAACCCGCGCTCGATGTGTACGAAAGCTCAAAATGGAAGGAAACATCGCCCGGGAATGTGATATGGTTCTCGGCAGTGGGATATGTTTTTGCGGAACGCCTGGCCCGCGCGCGCAACGTTCCCGTCGGCATTATCGGCACCGCGGTCGGCGGCACATCGATGCAATGGTGGATGCCGCGCGAAGCGCTCGCTGCGGACCCGGAATTCGCCCTCTATGCGCAGAAGCCGTGGAACCCGAATCTCAAGCGGATATTTGAACAATCGACAGCGCTTTATAATGCGATGATAGCCCCTCTCACGGGGTTCCCCATGCGCGGGGTGATATGGTATCAGGGCGAGAACAATGCACGCGGCGCTACGGATGATAAGCTGCAGAATGCCGTTCACTTCTATCGGCTCTTTACCGCGCTCATTCGTTCGTGGCGGAGCGCATGGAATGACGAAAAACTCCCGTTCCTTTTCGTGCAGCTTGCGCCGTACGGCAAGCATGTCGATGCCGATCCGAACGACATTGCCCTCGCTTATACCCGTGATGCGCAGCTCAAATCATGGCAGACGACTTCGAACACCGCAATGGCCGTCATCACCGATTGCGGCGACAAGGGGGATATCCATCCCCTGCGGAAGATTCCCGTCGGTGAACGGCTTTCCGCCGCTGCACGCGCCGTCGTCTACGGTGAGAAAATTGAATACTCGGGACCGGTATTTCGTTCGATGAAAATAGACGGGGCTCGCATTGTCATTGCATTCGATCATGCGAACGGTCTTATCGCGAAGGACGGTTCGCTTACCGGTATCGAGATCTCCGGTCCTGACGGCGTGTTTATGCCCGCGAACGCCGTCATAGAAGGGGCTGCCGTTCGCGTGTCGGCCGATGCAATCGCCGCGCCGCGATATGTGCGCTTCGGATGGGCGAATTACCCCGAGCCGGTGTTGAACCTGTATAACAGCGAGGGATTCCCGGCGTCGCCGTTCTCGACGGCCGTTACCATCGGTGAGTATGTGAAATGA